GGCTGGACCAACTGAGGAAGATGTGATCAAGAGCCATGAACTTGAAAAGGTTCTTTTTATTTGCAGTTATTGTGAATTTATATGGAATTTTGGTGCTTTTGGTAGTGTTATTTTGTACTGAATTTGGATTTTTGGTGTTCAGTACTTGCAAGGTGTTGGATTGTATGAGAGTCAGCAGGAGGCAGTGTGTAGGGAGGAAGTGCTTGGCAGGCTAGACCAGGTTGACcttgtttattttttgatgtaatttcatttcattcaacCTTAGAAAATCGGAGTTTTTAGATGAAGATATCAAGATTCACGATTCACGTTTCAAGTTCATGTTTTGAATCCAATTTGCTAAGATAGAAATACTAACCGGTGTTGTCAATTGAAGATCACGTTACAACTTAAAACACTATAGTATAGCCTCTATTTAACAATACTAATATGAACTGTACAATCTACAATCTTCATTGAACATCTCCGATTTATTGATTGTAGTGACTGTATCGTTTTTAACTAAAGACATAAATATTCAAATATAATGCTAGTAATGGGGACAGCCTCCTCTCACCCTTAACATTTgatcacttaaaaaaaaatcttggaaATGTAGTGCAGATTGCTATGAATTCGTTTGTTTTGATTGTGCTgttatattataaactagatTGTGAAGATTTGGGTTAAGACCATCAGCCGGGCGAAGGGATTCAATGAACAACTGGTGCACGAAGCAAATGCCAAGATTTTCTATTGCAATTGATTTAGgtttttcaatgattttttgtCTGGTATATATGGTGGAAATCTGTTGTTTATAATTTGTCTGGTAtagtttttatttcattttaagttTTAGTGATTTTTTTGTCTGGTATATAGTGGTAAAGTTTAAGTGATTAATTTGAAATCTAATTCATTTAAAGGTTAGTAGTAATGTTCTTTGTACATAAATTTAGTAATCTCGGATTGGTAGTAAGGTACTAAGGTTAGTAGTAATTATGTTCTTTGTTCTGGTGTTAGGAAAAAAGTCAAAAGGGTAAGTCAATTATATTCTTCACCTGAAAGAAAAAGAACTAATCATTTTCAGATTATCATTTCCATTGGCATTAGTCTAGGATGCACTCTTCTGATATCACTGTCATTATTACTTGTTTATGTATATTGTTTGAGGAAAAGAGAGGCTTGTGAGAATAAGTGTGTCCCCTCTAAGTTAATTTATGAAGTTTCAAACTATGTAAGTAAGCCAGCAGTGTATGAAGTTAGTATGATTATGCAAGCTACAATGAACCTCCATGAACGGTGTAGGATAGGGAAATCGATGTACAAGGCTAAAATCGATGGTCATGTTTTAGCTGTGAAAAATGTAAAGGAAGATATCACAGTCACAGAAGAGTTGATGATTCTACAAAAAGTAAATCATGCAAATCTTGTGAAACTAATTGGTGTCTCTTCTGGATATGATGGTGTAAATCACTTTCTTGTGTATGAATATGCTGAAAGTAAATCATCCATAACTTTCTTGTGTATTCATGGGGAAGGTTTaattttgttggactatttTTCTAGAATGGTTGCTGAAGGGGTTCAGCCTGATGGGATTAGTTTCTTGGGTGTGTTGATTGGGTGTAGTCATGCTGGTTTGGTTAATGAAGCTAGAAAGGTTTTCAATGAGATGGAAATTGTATATGGTGTTGCTAGAGAATCTAAGCATTATGGGTGCATGGCTGATATGTTGGCAAGGGCTGGGTTGATTGATGAATCAGTGGAGTTGATAAAAGGGATGCCAAGTGGGGGTGATGTGTTTGCATGGGGTGGTTTGTTAGGTGGGTGTAGGATACATGGGAATGTTGAGATTGCAAAGCAAGCAGCTCAACAAGTAATGGAGATAAAGCCTGAAGATGGTGGGGTTTATTCTGTCATGGCTAATATTTATGCTAGTTAAACTTTTGTTTCCTTTAACTTTGGGTTTGCCCTGacttattttgtaattttatgtagTTAAACTTAGAATTAAAGAATTCACTTATCTTCATGCTCATATGTCATTTTAAAAGTTTTCAAATTGAGGATTGGAATGTTCTCCCCTTGCAGTCTGAAAAGTATGGATCCGAAGAATCCTGGAAAGACATTTTATCATTCCTTATTGAGACCATGGAGACCGCTGTAAAATCATGGCATGAAACTTCTTCAGTAGATGCTATAGAGTTGACTTCCTTCCTGATAAGGAAAAGACGCAGACCGATAAGTATCCCCCAATTGTGAATATTGATAAGGTAtgtatatttttgtattaaattttcaaCTAGTTTTCATTGTGGGTCACttggtttttattttggtttccTTTCTTCATATTCTCCGATATCTAATTTATAAACTGTAGGAAAAATATACATGCACATTTTGGCTGGTATTTATGTTGGCATACAATTAGCAAGAGAAACTCGATAAATTCCctatatgttattttaattttgtaatcTTGTCTCATTTCATTTTCCAGGCCTTT
This portion of the Trifolium pratense cultivar HEN17-A07 linkage group LG3, ARS_RC_1.1, whole genome shotgun sequence genome encodes:
- the LOC123912723 gene encoding nuclear poly(A) polymerase 1-like: MGIPGLSNQNNGQKWLGITEPISLAGPTEEDVIKSHELEKYLQGVGLYESQQEAVCREEVLGRLDQIVKIWVKTISRAKGFNEQLVHEANAKIFYCN